One stretch of Thalassovita sp. DNA includes these proteins:
- the purL gene encoding phosphoribosylformylglycinamidine synthase subunit PurL yields MQDPSLTPELIEAHGLKPDEYERILEIIGREPTFTELGIFSAMWNEHCSYKSSKKWLRTLPTEGPQVICGPGENAGVVDIGDGQAVIFKMESHNHPSYIEPYQGAATGVGGILRDVFTMGARPIAAMNSLSFGETSHPKTRQLVHGVVEGIGGYGNCFGVPTVGGEVRFHPAYNGNCLVNAFAAGLADADKIFYSAASGVGMPVVYLGAKTGRDGVGGATMASAEFDDTIEEKRPTVQVGDPFTEKRLMEATLELMQTGAVISIQDMGAAGLTCSAVEMGDKGKLGVKLNLEDVPQREENMTAYEMMLSESQERMLMVLKPELEAEARAVFEKWDLDFAIVGETIAEDRFLILHNGDVKADLPLSPLSGRAPEYDRPWVETEVDAELGDVPAVDPIDGLKALIGSANYGAKQWVYQQYDSQVMADTVQAPGLGAGIVRVHGTEKSLAFTSDVTPRYVRANPVEGGKQAVAETYRNLTAVGATPLATTDNLNFGNPEKPEIMGQFVGAIKGIGEAVAALDVPIVSGNVSLYNETDGQAILPTPTICAVGLIETPDQAIIGTARDGHVALLVGETAGHLGQSALLAEVFNREDGDAPHVDLAAEKRNGDFIRANAEYIRACCDLADGGLALAAFEMAEAGEVGVQIDVADQALLFGEDQGRYLLACNFDQAEWLMGEAAKAGVHIETVGKFTGDVVKLGGSEAPLAELAEQFRSSFEAAVG; encoded by the coding sequence ATGCAAGACCCGAGCCTGACCCCCGAATTGATCGAAGCGCATGGGCTGAAGCCCGATGAGTATGAGCGCATCCTTGAGATCATCGGGCGGGAGCCAACCTTCACCGAGCTGGGCATCTTCTCGGCCATGTGGAACGAACATTGTTCCTATAAATCGTCGAAAAAATGGCTACGCACCCTGCCAACCGAAGGCCCGCAGGTGATCTGTGGCCCGGGCGAAAACGCCGGTGTTGTGGATATTGGCGACGGTCAGGCTGTCATCTTCAAGATGGAAAGCCACAACCACCCCTCTTACATCGAACCCTATCAAGGTGCCGCCACCGGTGTTGGCGGCATTTTGCGTGATGTCTTCACCATGGGCGCGCGTCCCATTGCGGCGATGAACTCGCTGTCGTTTGGTGAAACCAGCCACCCCAAGACCCGCCAGCTGGTGCATGGTGTGGTCGAAGGCATCGGCGGCTACGGCAACTGTTTTGGTGTTCCGACTGTGGGCGGCGAAGTACGGTTCCACCCGGCCTATAATGGCAACTGCCTGGTCAACGCCTTTGCCGCGGGTCTGGCCGATGCCGATAAAATCTTCTACTCCGCCGCCTCAGGCGTGGGCATGCCGGTGGTCTACCTTGGCGCCAAGACCGGCCGTGACGGTGTCGGCGGGGCGACCATGGCCTCGGCCGAATTTGACGACACCATTGAGGAAAAGCGTCCCACCGTTCAGGTTGGTGATCCCTTCACCGAAAAGCGCCTGATGGAAGCCACGCTGGAGCTGATGCAGACCGGCGCGGTGATCTCGATCCAGGATATGGGCGCGGCGGGTCTGACCTGTTCAGCCGTGGAAATGGGTGACAAAGGCAAGCTGGGCGTCAAGCTGAATCTCGAAGATGTACCCCAGCGCGAAGAGAACATGACAGCCTATGAGATGATGCTGTCGGAATCTCAGGAACGTATGCTGATGGTTCTGAAACCAGAGCTGGAAGCCGAAGCGCGCGCCGTGTTTGAAAAGTGGGACCTGGATTTCGCCATCGTTGGCGAAACCATTGCCGAGGATCGCTTCCTCATCCTGCACAACGGCGACGTGAAGGCCGACCTACCGCTGTCACCGCTGTCGGGCCGCGCGCCGGAATATGACCGCCCCTGGGTGGAAACCGAAGTGGACGCGGAGCTGGGCGATGTGCCTGCAGTGGATCCCATCGACGGGCTGAAGGCGCTGATCGGTTCGGCCAACTACGGCGCCAAACAGTGGGTTTACCAGCAGTATGACTCGCAGGTGATGGCCGATACCGTGCAGGCCCCGGGTCTGGGCGCTGGCATCGTGCGGGTGCATGGCACTGAGAAGTCGCTGGCCTTCACCTCTGACGTGACACCGCGCTATGTGCGCGCCAACCCGGTTGAAGGCGGCAAACAGGCGGTGGCGGAAACCTACCGTAACCTGACCGCCGTGGGCGCAACCCCGCTGGCCACCACCGACAACCTGAACTTCGGCAACCCCGAAAAGCCCGAAATCATGGGCCAGTTTGTTGGTGCGATCAAAGGCATCGGCGAAGCGGTTGCAGCGCTGGATGTGCCGATCGTTTCGGGCAACGTCTCGCTTTACAATGAAACCGACGGTCAGGCGATCCTGCCGACCCCGACCATCTGCGCCGTGGGCCTGATCGAAACGCCGGACCAGGCGATCATCGGCACCGCACGTGACGGCCATGTGGCCCTGCTGGTCGGCGAAACCGCCGGTCACCTGGGGCAGTCGGCCCTGCTGGCCGAGGTGTTCAACCGTGAAGACGGCGACGCCCCGCATGTTGATCTGGCAGCTGAGAAGCGCAACGGTGATTTCATCCGTGCCAATGCCGAATACATCCGCGCCTGTTGCGATCTGGCCGACGGTGGCCTGGCGCTGGCGGCCTTTGAAATGGCTGAGGCCGGTGAGGTTGGCGTGCAGATCGATGTGGCAGATCAGGCGCTGCTGTTTGGTGAAGATCAGGGCCGCTATCTCCTGGCCTGTAACTTCGATCAGGCCGAATGGCTGATGGGCGAAGCGGCCAAGGCCGGTGTGCACATCGAAACCGT